A region of Mammaliicoccus sp. Dog046 DNA encodes the following proteins:
- a CDS encoding TrkH family potassium uptake protein yields the protein MNTMFRLTSLYLTLFLTTTLIGSVLLYIPITGKKSISFIDAFFIATSAFTVTGLSTVDIPNQFNDLGYLVILILIQIGGLGIVTLTVFILILSGKHITFKNRELLMYTWSEDSDSGLLKITIRLVIFSFIVEFIGAMILSFVFIPELGFSKGAFNSLFTSVSSFNNAGIALFSDNLMSYNDNLIINIIVPLLIIIGGLGYVVIIDIWKSNRLVKLKLHSKIVLLSTSILILIGSFSFWLLEVNHTLRGDAWYVQIYKSLFQSVSTRTAGFNTVDIGKLHDSTLLVFDILMFIGAAPMSTGGGIKVTTLTIILMYLYSQLKGQNHTRIFKRTLESEQISKAITVSALSGMLVLFCTFLILIIDSKLNMSQVLFEVISAFGTVGLSTGITADLSSLSKIILILLMIIGKIGVLIILSIFIHPKKDLYFYSKEKIHL from the coding sequence ATGAATACTATGTTTAGGTTGACTTCACTCTATTTAACGTTATTTTTAACTACAACGTTAATTGGATCAGTTTTACTGTACATTCCGATAACTGGAAAGAAATCTATTAGTTTTATCGATGCTTTTTTTATAGCAACAAGTGCATTTACTGTCACCGGACTTTCTACTGTAGACATTCCAAATCAATTTAACGATTTGGGGTACTTAGTGATACTCATACTTATTCAAATCGGTGGATTAGGAATCGTTACATTAACGGTTTTTATACTCATTTTATCAGGTAAGCATATTACTTTTAAAAACAGAGAGTTATTAATGTATACATGGAGTGAAGATAGTGATTCTGGATTACTCAAAATCACAATTAGATTAGTTATTTTTAGTTTTATTGTAGAGTTTATAGGTGCAATGATTTTGTCATTTGTATTCATTCCGGAATTAGGATTTTCGAAAGGTGCTTTTAATAGTTTATTCACATCGGTTTCCTCTTTTAATAATGCTGGAATTGCATTATTTTCAGATAACCTGATGTCGTACAATGATAATTTAATCATAAATATCATCGTACCTTTACTTATTATTATTGGCGGCCTTGGATATGTTGTAATTATAGATATTTGGAAATCAAATCGTCTCGTTAAATTAAAATTACATTCTAAAATTGTATTACTAAGCACCAGTATTTTAATTTTAATCGGTTCATTTTCATTCTGGTTGTTAGAAGTAAACCACACATTAAGAGGAGACGCGTGGTATGTACAAATCTATAAATCTCTTTTTCAATCAGTTTCAACTAGAACTGCAGGTTTTAACACTGTCGATATCGGTAAATTACATGATTCAACATTACTTGTCTTTGATATTTTAATGTTTATTGGTGCAGCTCCCATGAGTACAGGTGGTGGTATCAAAGTTACAACACTTACAATTATTTTAATGTATTTATACTCACAACTGAAAGGTCAAAATCATACACGCATTTTTAAAAGAACACTAGAATCAGAACAAATCAGCAAAGCAATTACAGTAAGTGCACTTTCAGGAATGTTAGTACTATTTTGTACTTTTTTAATTTTAATTATAGATTCAAAATTAAATATGTCACAAGTTCTATTTGAAGTAATATCGGCGTTTGGTACAGTTGGTCTTTCAACAGGCATAACAGCAGATTTATCATCATTATCAAAAATCATTTTAATCTTACTAATGATTATTGGAAAAATCGGTGTACTTATTATATTGTCTATATTTATTCATCCAAAAAAAGATCTATATTTTTATTCTAAAGAAAAAATTCATTTATAA
- a CDS encoding acyl carrier protein, with protein sequence MASFDKVKDIIVDRLGVDAEKVTPEASFKDDLGADSLDIAELVMELEDEFDMEIPDEEAEKINTVGDAVKYIESLEK encoded by the coding sequence ATGGCAAGTTTCGATAAAGTTAAAGACATTATTGTAGATCGTTTAGGTGTAGACGCTGAAAAAGTAACACCTGAAGCTTCATTTAAAGATGATTTAGGTGCGGATTCTTTAGATATAGCTGAATTAGTAATGGAATTAGAAGATGAATTTGATATGGAGATTCCTGATGAGGAAGCAGAAAAAATCAACACTGTTGGTGATGCTGTAAAATATATTGAATCATTAGAAAAATAA